One stretch of Xiphophorus maculatus strain JP 163 A chromosome 19, X_maculatus-5.0-male, whole genome shotgun sequence DNA includes these proteins:
- the inf2 gene encoding inverted formin-2 isoform X5 — protein MSGISDGKKKWAAVRDRLGSSQDSDTQQEANLESADPELCIRLLQVPTVVNYSGLKRRLEGSDQTWMVQFLELCGLDLLLEALDRLSGRGCSRIADALLQLTCVSCVRAVMNSSAGIHFIIENEGYIRKLSQALDTSNIMVKKQVFELLAALSIFSAEGHRLALDALDHYKGLKTQQYRFSVIMNELQGTDNIPYMVTLLSVINALIFSTDDLRQRDKIRKEFIGLQLLDILPKLR, from the exons ATGTCAGGGATATCCGATGGGAAAAAGAAGTGGGCAGCAGTCAGGGATCGCCTGGGCTCCTCTCAGGACTCCGACACGCAGCAGGAGGCCAACTTGGAGAGCGCCGACCCCGAGCTGTGCATCAGACTGCTGCAGGTTCCCACCGTGGTAAACTACTCGGGCCTGAAGCGACGCCTGGAAGGCAGCGACCAGACATGGATGGTCCAGTTTCTGGAGCTGTGCGGGCTGGATCTGCTCCTGGAGGCCCTGGACCGGCTCTCGGGCCGCGGGTGCTCCCGCATCGCCGACGCCTTGCTGCAGCTCACGTGCGTCAGCTGCGTCCGAGCCGTAATGAACTCATCAGCAGGGATCCACTTCATCATAGAGAATGAGGGCTACATTAGAAAGCTCTCGCAAG CCTTGGACACCTCGAACATCATGGTGAAGAAGCAGGTGTTTGAGCTCCTCGCCGCCCTAAGCATCTTCTCTGCAGAAGGTCACCGCCTGGCTCTGGATGCTCTGGATCATTACAAG GGCTTGAAGACACAGCAGTATCGCTTCAGCGTCATTATGAACGAGCTGCAGGGCACAGATAACATCCCATACATGGTCACACTCCTCAGTGTCATCAATGCACTCATCTTTAGCACAGATGACCTGAGACAGAGAGATAAAATCAGAAAGGAGTTCATTG GCCTCCAGTTACTTGACATTCTGCCAAAATTAAGGTAA
- the dnajc17 gene encoding dnaJ homolog subfamily C member 17 isoform X2 — protein MSGKAKEILQMDLYGLLGIGSSATTKEIKKAYRQKALTCHPDKNPDNPKAAELFHQLSQALEVLTDAAAKAAYDKIRAAKKQAEERNKKLDDKRKKIKLDLEARERRAEVQSQEEVQITRTLEEEIARLREEGSRQLEEEQRLIREQIQREREAQQQPGNYIQIGGERYSQSNATPKLKLKWKCKKDDELNGGYSQDILLKLLHKYGDVLNVIVSSKKKGSAVVEFASVRAAELAVKNESGLSGNPLKITWLEGQPEDVAAASQTGHFVSSQIHIKVHHYTQLLGLISCLLAA, from the exons atgtctggAAAGGCGAAGGAAATCTTACAAATGGACCTGTATGGATTACTCGGCATTGGGAGCTCAGCTACAACGAAAGAG ATCAAGAAAGCCTACAGACAGAAGGCACTGACCTGTCATCCAGACAAGAACCCAGACAACCCCAAAGCAG CGGAGCTCTTCCACCAATTGTCCCAGGCTCTTGAAGTTCTCACTGATGCTGCAGCCAAG GCTGCCTATGACAAGATTCGTGCTGCCAAGAAACAAGCTGAAGAACGAAACAAGAAATTAGAtgataaaaggaagaaaattaaacttG ACTTGGAGGCCAGAGAACGGCGAGCAGAGGTTCAGAGCCAGGAAGAAGTTCAAATCACAAGAACACTTGAAGAAGAG ATCGCCCGCTTGAGGGAGGAGGGATCCAGACAACTTGAAGAAGAGCAGAGGCTCATAAGGGAGCAGAtccagagagaaagagaagcaCAGCAACAACCAGGAAACTACATTCAGATAG GAGGGGAGAGATATTCCCAGAGCAACGCAACCCCAAAACTGAAG ttaaaaTGGAAATGCAAGAAAGATGACGAGCTGAATGGAGGTTATTCTCAAGACATTCTGCTTAAGCTACTTCATAAG TATGGggatgttttaaatgtgattgTATCGAGTAAGAAGAAAGGAAGTGCTGTTGTGGAGTTTGCATCTGTGAGAGCAGCT GAACTGGCTGTTAAGAATGAAAGTGGGCTGAGTGGTAACCCCTTGAAGATTACATGGCTGGAAGGACAACCTGAGGATGTTGCTGCAGCATCTCAAACTGGCCATTTTGTGTCTTCACAG